A window from Theropithecus gelada isolate Dixy chromosome 1, Tgel_1.0, whole genome shotgun sequence encodes these proteins:
- the UBXN10 gene encoding UBX domain-containing protein 10, which yields MATEAPVNIAPPECSTVVSTAVDNLIWQPNSLNMHMIRPKSAKGRTRPSLQKSQGTEVCAHHIPSPAPAIPYESPSSQKPGACAPKSPNQGASDEIPELLQQVPIGASSSLNKYPVLPSINRKNPEEEAVESVAKKASSLQLSSIQALYQEETCSMKTSEQDSRAQAFAMERKCIIRTKKQGSSRAGNLEEPSDQEPRLLLAVRSPTGQRFVRHFRPTDDLQTIVAVAEQKNKTSYRRCSIETMEVPRRRFSDLTKSLQECRIPHKSVLGISLEDGEGWP from the coding sequence ATGGCCACAGAAGCCCCTGTGAATATAGCACCACCTGAGTGTAGCACTGTTGTCAGCACAGCAGTTGACAACCTCATTTGGCAGCCAAACTCACTAAATATGCACATGATAAGGCCCAAGTCCGCCAAGGGACGGACAAGACCAAGTCTGCAAAAATCCCAGGGCACAGAGGTGTGCGCTCATCATATACCATCTCCGGCTCCAGCCATTCCCTATGAGTCGCCAAGCAGCCAAAAACCAGGAGCCTGTGCACCCAAATCTCCAAACCAGGGAGCTTCTGATGAGATCCCTGAGCTGCTGCAGCAAGTTCCCATTGGAGCTTCCTCTTCTCTCAATAAGTATCCAGTCCTTCCTTCTATCAACAGAAAGAACCCGGAGGAGGAGGCTGTGGAAAGCGTCGCCAAAAAggccagctcactgcaactgagCAGTATCCAGGCTCTTTACCAAGAGGAGACCTGCAGCATGAAGACAAGTGAACAAGATTCCAGAGCTCAAGCTTTTGCCATGGAGAGGAAATGCATCATCCGAACCAAGAAACAGGGCTCTTCCAGGGCTGGAAACCTGGAGGAACCATCGGACCAAGAACCAAGGTTGCTGCTTGCCGTCAGATCACCAACAGGCCAAAGGTTTGTACGCCATTTCCGGCCAACTGATGATTTGCAAACCATTGTTGCTGTGgcggaacagaaaaacaaaacctcctACCGACGCTGCAGCATTGAAACAATGGAGGTGCCCAGGAGGCGATTTTCTGACCTCACCAAATCTCTACAAGAGTGCCGAATCCCCCACAAGTCTGTGCTGGGCATCTCACTGGAAGATGGGGAAGGGTGGCCCTGA